A section of the Pseudomonas sp. FP453 genome encodes:
- the xylG gene encoding D-xylose ABC transporter ATP-binding protein, producing MTAMADYLLQMKGIVKTFGGVNALNGIDLKVRPGECIGLCGENGAGKSTLMKVLSAVYPHGTWDGEILWDGQPLRAQSISETEAAGIVIIHQELTLVPDLSVAENIFMGHELTLPGGRMNYPAMFHRAEALMRELKVPDMNVALPVSQYGGGYQQLVEIAKALNKQARLLILDEPSSALTRSEIEVLLDIIRSLKAKGVACVYISHKLDEVAAVCDTSAVIRDGKHIATTAMADMDIAQIITQMVGREMSNLYPTEPHDIGEVIFEARHVTCYDVDNPRRKRVDDISFALKRGEILGIAGLVGAGRTELVSALFGAYPGRYSAEVWLDGAVIDTRTPLKAIRAGLCMVPEDRKRQGIIPDLGVGQNITLAVLDTYAHLTRIDAEAELGSIDQQIARMHLKTSSPFLPITSLSGGNQQKAVLAKMLMAKPRVLILDEPTRGVDVGAKYEIYKLMGALAAAGVAIIMVSSELAEVLGVSDRVLVIGEGQLRGDFINAGLTQEQVLAAALSHNNNNDRKTA from the coding sequence ATGACCGCCATGGCCGACTACCTGCTGCAAATGAAGGGCATCGTCAAAACCTTTGGCGGTGTCAACGCCCTCAACGGCATCGACCTCAAGGTGCGGCCGGGGGAATGCATCGGCCTGTGCGGCGAGAACGGCGCCGGCAAATCCACCCTGATGAAGGTGCTGTCGGCGGTCTATCCCCACGGCACCTGGGACGGCGAAATCCTCTGGGACGGGCAACCGCTCAGAGCGCAGTCCATCAGCGAAACCGAGGCGGCGGGCATTGTGATCATCCACCAGGAACTGACCCTGGTGCCCGACCTCTCGGTGGCCGAAAACATCTTCATGGGCCACGAACTGACCCTGCCGGGTGGGCGCATGAACTACCCGGCGATGTTCCACCGCGCCGAAGCCCTGATGCGCGAGCTCAAGGTGCCGGACATGAACGTGGCACTGCCGGTGTCGCAGTACGGCGGCGGTTACCAGCAGCTGGTGGAAATCGCCAAGGCCCTCAACAAACAGGCGCGCCTGTTGATCCTCGACGAGCCCTCCTCGGCCCTGACCCGCTCGGAGATCGAAGTGCTGCTGGACATCATCCGCAGCCTCAAGGCCAAGGGTGTGGCCTGCGTGTACATCTCCCACAAGCTCGATGAAGTGGCGGCGGTGTGCGACACCAGCGCGGTGATCCGCGACGGCAAGCACATCGCGACCACGGCCATGGCCGACATGGACATTGCGCAGATCATCACGCAGATGGTCGGCCGCGAGATGAGCAACCTCTACCCCACCGAGCCGCACGACATCGGCGAGGTGATTTTCGAGGCGCGCCACGTCACCTGCTATGACGTCGACAACCCCAGGCGCAAGCGTGTCGACGACATTTCCTTTGCCCTCAAGCGCGGCGAAATCCTCGGCATCGCCGGGTTGGTGGGCGCCGGGCGCACGGAACTGGTGTCGGCGCTGTTCGGCGCCTACCCCGGGCGCTACAGCGCCGAGGTGTGGCTGGACGGCGCGGTGATCGACACGCGCACGCCGCTCAAGGCGATCCGCGCCGGGCTGTGCATGGTGCCCGAAGACCGCAAGCGCCAAGGCATCATCCCCGACCTCGGCGTGGGCCAGAACATCACCCTGGCGGTGCTCGACACCTACGCCCACCTGACGCGCATCGACGCCGAAGCCGAACTGGGCAGCATCGACCAGCAGATCGCGCGCATGCACCTAAAGACCTCCAGCCCGTTCTTGCCCATCACCAGCCTGTCCGGTGGCAACCAGCAAAAGGCCGTGCTGGCGAAAATGCTGATGGCCAAGCCCCGGGTGCTGATCCTCGACGAACCCACCCGCGGCGTGGACGTGGGCGCCAAGTATGAGATCTACAAGCTGATGGGCGCGCTGGCGGCCGCTGGTGTGGCGATCATCATGGTCTCGTCGGAACTGGCGGAAGTGCTGGGGGTGTCTGACCGTGTGCTGGTGATCGGCGAGGGCCAGTTGCGCGGCGACTTCATCAACGCCGGGCTCACCCAGGAACAGGTGCTCGCCGCTGCGCTCAGCCACAACAATAATAATGATCGGAAGACCGCGTAG
- the xylF gene encoding D-xylose ABC transporter substrate-binding protein: MKRTLIATALALLALPVMADPAHPKIGFSIDDLRLERWSRDRDYFVAAAEKLDAKVFVQSADANEQKQISQIENLISRGVDVIVIVPFNATVLTNAVAEAKKAGIKVVSYDRLILNADIDAYISFDNEKVGEMQASGVLQAAPKGNYFLLGGAPTDNNAKVLREGQMKVLQPAIDKGDIKVVGQQWVKEWNPTEALSIVENALTRNDNKIDAIVASNDATAGGAIQALAAQKLAGKVPISGQDADLAAIKRVIDGTQTMTVYKPLKLIASEAAKLSVQLARSEKPAYSSQYDNGSKKVDTILLTPTPLTKANIDLLEKDGFYTKEQIAGQ, encoded by the coding sequence ATGAAACGCACACTTATCGCCACTGCCCTGGCCCTGCTCGCCCTGCCGGTGATGGCCGACCCGGCGCACCCGAAGATCGGCTTCTCCATCGATGACCTGCGCCTGGAACGCTGGTCCCGCGACCGCGATTACTTTGTCGCCGCCGCCGAAAAACTCGACGCCAAGGTCTTCGTGCAATCGGCCGATGCCAACGAGCAAAAGCAGATCTCGCAGATCGAAAACCTCATCTCCCGTGGCGTCGATGTAATCGTCATCGTGCCGTTCAACGCCACCGTACTCACCAACGCCGTCGCCGAAGCGAAGAAGGCCGGGATCAAGGTGGTGTCCTATGACCGCCTGATCCTCAATGCCGACATCGACGCCTATATTTCCTTCGATAACGAAAAAGTCGGCGAGATGCAGGCCAGCGGCGTGTTGCAAGCGGCGCCCAAGGGCAACTACTTCCTGCTCGGCGGCGCGCCCACCGACAACAACGCCAAGGTGCTGCGCGAAGGCCAGATGAAGGTGCTGCAACCGGCCATCGACAAGGGCGATATCAAGGTGGTCGGCCAGCAATGGGTCAAGGAGTGGAACCCCACCGAAGCCCTGAGCATTGTCGAGAATGCCCTGACCCGTAACGACAACAAGATCGACGCCATCGTCGCCTCCAACGACGCCACCGCCGGCGGCGCGATCCAGGCCCTGGCCGCGCAGAAACTGGCGGGCAAGGTGCCGATCTCCGGCCAGGACGCCGACCTCGCCGCGATCAAGCGCGTGATCGACGGCACCCAGACCATGACCGTCTACAAGCCGCTCAAGCTGATCGCCAGCGAAGCGGCCAAGCTTTCGGTGCAACTGGCGCGCAGTGAGAAACCGGCCTACAGCTCGCAATACGATAACGGCAGCAAGAAAGTCGACACCATCCTGCTCACCCCCACCCCACTGACCAAGGCCAATATCGACCTGCTGGAAAAGGACGGGTTCTACACCAAAGAGCAGATCGCCGGGCAATGA
- the xylA gene encoding xylose isomerase, giving the protein MPYFPGVEKVRFEGPSSDSPLAFRHYDANKLILGKPMREHLRMAACYWHTFVWPGADMFGVGTFKRPWQRSGDPMELAIGKAEAAFEFFSKLGIDYYSFHDTDVAPEGSSLKEYRNHFAQMVDHLERHQEQTGIQLLWGTANCFSNPRFAAGAASNPDPQVFAVAAAQVYSAMNATLRLKGANYVLWGGREGYETLLNTDLKREREQLGRFMRMVVEHKHKIGFKGDLLIEPKPQEPTKHQYDYDSATVFGFLHEYGLEQEIKVNIEANHATLAGHSFHHEIATAVSLGIFGSIDANRGDPQNGWDTDQFPNSVEEMTLATYEILKAGGFKNGGYNFDSKVRRQSLDEVDLFHGHVAAMDVLALALERAAAMVQNDRLQQFKDQRYAGWQQPLGQAVLAGEFSLESLALHAFAQELNPQAVSGRQEMLEGIVNRFIYR; this is encoded by the coding sequence ATGCCGTACTTCCCCGGTGTCGAGAAGGTCCGCTTCGAAGGCCCCAGCAGCGACAGTCCCCTCGCCTTTCGCCATTACGACGCGAACAAGCTGATCCTCGGCAAACCCATGCGCGAACACCTGCGCATGGCCGCCTGTTATTGGCACACCTTTGTCTGGCCGGGAGCGGACATGTTTGGCGTCGGCACCTTCAAGCGTCCGTGGCAGCGCAGCGGCGACCCGATGGAACTGGCCATCGGCAAGGCCGAGGCGGCGTTTGAGTTTTTCTCCAAGCTGGGCATCGACTACTACAGCTTCCACGACACCGATGTGGCCCCCGAAGGCAGCTCGCTGAAGGAGTACCGCAACCACTTTGCGCAGATGGTCGACCACCTCGAACGCCATCAGGAACAGACCGGCATCCAGCTGCTGTGGGGCACCGCCAACTGCTTCAGCAACCCGCGCTTTGCCGCCGGCGCCGCCAGCAACCCGGACCCGCAAGTGTTCGCCGTGGCCGCCGCCCAGGTGTACAGCGCGATGAATGCGACGCTGCGGCTCAAGGGCGCCAACTATGTGTTGTGGGGCGGCCGTGAAGGCTACGAAACCCTGCTCAACACCGACCTCAAGCGCGAGCGCGAACAACTCGGGCGCTTTATGCGCATGGTGGTGGAGCACAAGCACAAGATCGGTTTCAAGGGCGACCTGCTGATCGAGCCCAAGCCCCAGGAGCCGACCAAGCACCAATACGATTACGACAGCGCCACGGTGTTCGGCTTCCTGCACGAGTACGGGCTGGAGCAGGAGATCAAGGTGAATATCGAGGCCAACCATGCGACGTTGGCCGGGCACAGTTTTCACCATGAGATCGCCACGGCGGTGTCCCTGGGGATCTTCGGCAGCATCGACGCCAACCGTGGCGACCCGCAGAACGGCTGGGACACCGACCAGTTCCCCAACAGCGTTGAAGAGATGACCCTGGCCACCTATGAAATCCTCAAGGCTGGCGGGTTCAAGAATGGCGGCTATAACTTTGATTCCAAGGTGCGCCGCCAGAGCCTGGACGAGGTGGACCTGTTCCACGGGCATGTGGCGGCCATGGATGTCCTGGCGCTGGCCCTGGAACGCGCGGCGGCGATGGTGCAGAACGATCGCTTGCAGCAGTTCAAGGACCAGCGGTATGCCGGTTGGCAGCAGCCGTTGGGCCAGGCGGTGTTGGCCGGTGAGTTCAGCCTGGAATCGCTGGCCTTGCATGCGTTTGCCCAGGAGTTGAACCCGCAGGCGGTGAGTGGCCGCCAGGAGATGCTTGAAGGGATCGTCAATCGGTTTATCTATCGCTGA
- a CDS encoding XylR family transcriptional regulator translates to MKTLPPVHRIALLFNGSKIYDRGIIAGIGNYLSSTRASWDLFLEEDFLCRLKGIERWQGDGIIADFDDPLIGEALAGIKVPVVAVGGSYADARAYPQGIPYVATDNHALMKLAYEHLIEAGLTRFACFSLPEAQANRWAQEREKAFRRLLQRDGLHVEVYRGLGTSAPLWDSAVEQQIAWLHSLPKPIGIIAVTDARARQLLQACLTAGIAVPEEVALIGIDNDPLTRTLTRVPLSSVIQGTETMGRTAAALLHQMLHGKPCAGEQILVPPDAINVQASSLHQPLGDPYVMQALLFIRQYACQGIKTAQVAAYVGISRSSLESHFRQVRGCSVHDEILRFKLAAAAKGLESRDQAIADIAQACGFKSAQYLHTVFRREFGCTPREYQQAVI, encoded by the coding sequence ATGAAAACCCTACCGCCCGTGCACCGCATTGCCTTGTTGTTCAACGGCAGCAAGATCTACGACCGCGGCATCATCGCCGGCATCGGCAATTACCTGAGCAGCACCCGCGCGTCCTGGGACTTGTTCCTCGAAGAAGACTTCCTGTGCCGCCTCAAAGGCATCGAGCGCTGGCAGGGCGACGGCATCATTGCCGACTTCGATGACCCGCTGATCGGCGAGGCGCTGGCCGGGATCAAGGTGCCGGTGGTGGCGGTGGGCGGTTCCTACGCAGATGCGCGGGCCTATCCGCAGGGCATTCCCTATGTGGCCACCGATAACCATGCCCTGATGAAGCTGGCCTATGAGCACCTGATCGAAGCCGGGCTCACGCGCTTCGCCTGTTTCAGCCTGCCCGAAGCCCAGGCCAACCGCTGGGCCCAGGAGCGTGAGAAAGCCTTTCGCCGCCTGCTGCAACGCGATGGTCTGCACGTCGAGGTCTATCGCGGCCTGGGCACCAGCGCGCCGCTGTGGGACAGCGCCGTCGAGCAACAGATTGCCTGGCTGCACAGCCTGCCCAAACCCATCGGCATCATCGCCGTCACCGACGCCCGCGCCCGGCAGCTCTTGCAGGCCTGCCTCACTGCCGGCATTGCGGTGCCGGAAGAGGTGGCGTTGATCGGCATCGACAACGACCCGCTGACCCGCACCCTCACGCGGGTGCCGCTAAGTTCGGTGATCCAGGGCACCGAGACCATGGGCCGCACCGCCGCCGCGCTGTTGCACCAGATGCTGCACGGCAAGCCGTGCGCGGGGGAGCAGATCCTGGTGCCGCCGGATGCGATCAACGTGCAAGCCTCCAGCCTGCACCAACCCTTGGGCGACCCCTATGTGATGCAGGCACTGTTGTTTATCCGCCAGTACGCCTGCCAGGGGATCAAGACCGCCCAAGTGGCGGCGTACGTGGGTATCTCGCGCTCGTCCCTGGAGTCGCACTTTCGCCAGGTGCGCGGCTGCAGCGTGCATGACGAGATCCTGCGCTTCAAACTCGCCGCTGCGGCCAAGGGCCTGGAAAGCCGCGACCAGGCGATTGCCGACATTGCCCAGGCCTGTGGTTTCAAATCGGCGCAGTACCTGCACACGGTGTTTCGCCGGGAGTTTGGTTGTACGCCACGGGAGTACCAGCAGGCGGTGATCTAG
- a CDS encoding fimbrial protein: protein MIFRPSLACALLLAAAPAMADCSWASGNNAVKPLMFNAGTFFAPRDIPAGSTLNNHPVPAQVINFGDTLRCSAPSFYTATLIGPLAVSTPVDYMTIPGNALLQTNVPGVGLAIYMTGFSPQWNAPADNPNRFIPVTLTYDNPTPVTMPNLQFRYALVKTGEIAPGSHSVNQVVASGTSDMGPMFDLTFAATITVAGCSMPAAPGNQIDVPMGTWEKRVFNGKHSTTPAQAFAITLNACIAGSNYPNNPGGAFTGNYANIQIDGNKTSSILDAANGILSLSSDSTAQGVAIQVLNADDSPMNLGRPVRLSRIVNGTTTVPLKARYIQTADGATPMPGSANGYASFSVTYR from the coding sequence ATGATTTTCAGACCCTCACTTGCCTGCGCTTTGTTGCTCGCGGCGGCACCGGCGATGGCCGATTGCAGCTGGGCCTCGGGCAACAACGCGGTCAAGCCGCTGATGTTCAACGCCGGCACCTTCTTCGCACCGCGCGACATCCCCGCAGGCAGTACGTTGAACAATCACCCGGTACCGGCCCAGGTCATCAACTTCGGTGACACCCTCAGGTGCAGCGCACCGTCGTTCTACACCGCCACGTTGATCGGCCCGCTGGCGGTCAGTACACCGGTGGACTACATGACGATCCCCGGCAATGCGTTGTTGCAGACCAACGTGCCCGGGGTGGGCCTGGCCATCTACATGACCGGTTTTTCGCCGCAGTGGAATGCGCCGGCAGACAACCCCAACCGGTTTATCCCGGTCACGCTCACCTACGACAACCCCACGCCGGTGACGATGCCCAACCTCCAGTTTCGCTACGCCTTGGTCAAGACCGGCGAGATTGCCCCCGGCAGCCACAGCGTCAACCAGGTGGTCGCCTCCGGCACGTCGGATATGGGCCCCATGTTCGACCTGACCTTTGCCGCCACCATCACCGTGGCCGGCTGTTCGATGCCAGCCGCGCCCGGCAACCAGATCGACGTACCCATGGGCACCTGGGAAAAGCGCGTGTTCAACGGCAAGCACTCCACCACGCCGGCGCAAGCATTCGCCATCACCCTCAATGCCTGCATTGCCGGCAGCAACTACCCCAACAACCCCGGCGGCGCCTTTACCGGCAACTACGCCAACATCCAGATCGACGGCAACAAGACCTCCAGCATCCTCGATGCGGCCAACGGCATTCTCAGCCTGTCGAGCGATTCCACCGCACAAGGCGTGGCCATCCAGGTGTTGAACGCCGACGACTCGCCGATGAACCTCGGCCGACCGGTACGCCTCAGCCGTATCGTCAACGGCACCACCACGGTGCCGCTCAAGGCACGCTACATCCAGACGGCCGACGGCGCGACGCCGATGCCGGGCTCTGCCAACGGCTATGCGAGCTTTTCAGTGACCTATCGCTGA
- a CDS encoding fimbrial protein, whose product MNLRSRLARALGASALLLAAAPALADCRWTSGSTTVKPLAFNMGTVFAPRDVPVGTTLNNPSPIRAINFGDTLQCGISAFYNTTLIGPRAPDIRVDTLSVPAGSLLQTDVPGIGLAIYMTGFAAAWRGPADNPSRFIPVNLTYNSGTWASMPSAMFRFALVKTGDIAAGTHSINQLVASGSSNMGAMFDLTFRATVTVAGCSMPAAPGNQIDVPMGTWEKRVFNGKHSTTPATSFAITLNSCTAGSNYPNNAGGFFNGNFANIQIDGNKTSNIIDAANGILSLSSDSTAQGVAIQVLSADDRPMNLGQPVRLNRIVSGTTSVPLKARYIQTGDGPTPEPGSANGYASFSVTYR is encoded by the coding sequence ATGAATCTCAGATCAAGACTTGCCAGGGCGCTGGGTGCATCGGCGCTGTTGCTGGCGGCGGCACCGGCGCTGGCCGATTGCCGTTGGACCTCGGGCAGCACCACGGTCAAGCCGCTGGCGTTCAACATGGGCACGGTGTTCGCCCCGCGCGATGTGCCCGTGGGCACCACCTTGAACAACCCTTCGCCGATCCGTGCGATCAACTTTGGCGACACCCTGCAGTGCGGCATTTCGGCGTTCTACAACACCACGCTGATCGGCCCGCGCGCGCCGGATATCCGCGTGGATACGCTCAGTGTCCCGGCCGGCTCGTTGTTGCAGACCGACGTGCCGGGCATCGGCCTGGCCATCTACATGACCGGCTTTGCCGCCGCCTGGCGTGGCCCGGCCGACAACCCCAGCCGCTTTATCCCGGTCAACCTGACCTACAACTCCGGCACCTGGGCGAGCATGCCCTCGGCGATGTTTCGCTTCGCCCTGGTCAAGACCGGTGACATTGCCGCCGGCACCCACAGCATCAACCAACTGGTCGCCAGCGGCTCCTCGAACATGGGCGCGATGTTCGACCTGACCTTCAGGGCCACCGTCACCGTGGCCGGCTGTTCGATGCCCGCCGCGCCCGGCAACCAGATCGACGTGCCGATGGGCACCTGGGAAAAGCGCGTGTTCAACGGCAAGCACTCCACCACGCCGGCCACGTCGTTCGCCATCACCCTCAACTCGTGTACGGCGGGCAGCAACTACCCGAACAACGCCGGCGGGTTTTTCAATGGCAACTTCGCCAACATTCAGATCGATGGCAACAAGACCTCCAACATCATCGATGCGGCCAACGGCATCCTCAGCCTGTCGAGCGACTCCACCGCCCAGGGCGTGGCCATCCAGGTACTCAGCGCCGACGACAGGCCAATGAACCTGGGGCAACCGGTGCGCCTCAACCGCATCGTCAGCGGCACCACCTCGGTGCCGCTCAAGGCCCGCTATATCCAGACCGGCGACGGGCCGACGCCCGAGCCAGGCTCGGCCAATGGTTATGCGAGTTTTTCGGTGACCTATCGCTGA
- a CDS encoding fimbrial protein: MKKFALKGLTLALVLAGASQAAMAADGEINFIGSVTDNTCPVVVSDLNGSAGAGDVGLGSVPATSLASAGQVGGGGAFTLTIDTTAPGCSVTGKKAVVKFLSLSGNAGASGQWIGLTPDAGVATNVAVQIKDATGKDVQLGLESSPYLDLTQPLRFTANYIATGAATAGPANAKAAFTVDYQ, encoded by the coding sequence ATGAAAAAGTTTGCTCTCAAAGGTTTGACCCTGGCCCTGGTACTGGCAGGCGCATCGCAAGCTGCCATGGCGGCAGACGGCGAAATCAACTTCATCGGCAGCGTCACCGACAACACCTGCCCGGTGGTGGTTTCGGACCTCAACGGTTCGGCCGGTGCCGGTGATGTGGGCCTGGGCAGCGTGCCCGCGACCTCCCTGGCCTCGGCTGGCCAAGTGGGCGGCGGCGGTGCCTTCACCCTGACCATCGACACCACGGCCCCGGGTTGCAGCGTCACCGGCAAAAAAGCCGTGGTCAAGTTCCTGTCCCTCAGCGGCAACGCCGGTGCCAGCGGCCAGTGGATCGGCCTGACGCCTGACGCCGGCGTGGCCACCAACGTTGCCGTGCAGATCAAGGATGCCACCGGCAAGGACGTGCAACTGGGCCTGGAGTCCTCGCCGTACCTGGACCTGACCCAACCGCTGCGCTTCACCGCCAACTACATCGCCACCGGCGCCGCGACCGCAGGTCCGGCCAACGCCAAGGCCGCGTTCACCGTCGACTACCAGTAA
- a CDS encoding molecular chaperone, producing MKRSATPFKTTAVLAVLLGSALLSVASQAGVMLGGTRIVFDGNKRDASISVGNTTAQPYAVQTWINTEADDNSTATPFVATPPLFRLDPRKEQMVRIQKVPGALPEDRESVFYFNAQEIPVAGKAGENTLKIAMRTRIKLFYRPAGLQGNPLEALPQLRWSLAQEQGKSVLVVNNPSAFHVSFIGVKVIAGAQTVEVEEPKMVAPMSSQRYALPGFSGRSGDVLFSAINDYGGYSEPAKVSLNSAP from the coding sequence ATGAAACGTTCTGCGACCCCTTTCAAAACCACAGCGGTGTTGGCCGTCTTGCTGGGCAGCGCGCTGCTCAGCGTTGCCAGCCAGGCCGGTGTGATGCTCGGCGGCACGCGCATCGTGTTCGACGGCAACAAGCGCGACGCCTCCATCAGCGTCGGCAACACCACGGCGCAACCCTACGCGGTGCAGACCTGGATCAACACCGAGGCCGACGACAACAGCACCGCCACACCCTTCGTGGCCACGCCGCCGCTGTTTCGCCTGGACCCGCGCAAAGAACAGATGGTGCGCATCCAGAAGGTCCCCGGTGCATTACCCGAGGATCGTGAGTCGGTGTTTTATTTCAACGCCCAGGAAATCCCGGTAGCCGGCAAGGCGGGCGAGAACACCCTGAAGATCGCCATGCGCACCCGCATCAAGTTGTTCTATCGCCCGGCCGGCCTCCAGGGCAACCCGCTTGAGGCACTGCCACAACTTCGTTGGAGCCTCGCGCAGGAGCAGGGCAAAAGCGTGTTGGTGGTGAACAACCCTTCGGCGTTTCACGTGTCCTTCATTGGCGTGAAGGTGATCGCGGGCGCGCAGACCGTCGAGGTCGAAGAACCGAAGATGGTCGCCCCGATGAGCAGCCAGCGTTATGCGTTGCCCGGTTTCAGCGGCCGCAGCGGTGACGTGCTGTTCTCCGCGATCAACGACTACGGCGGTTACAGCGAGCCTGCAAAAGTCTCCCTGAACAGCGCGCCCTGA